Genomic DNA from Leucobacter triazinivorans:
TTCGCAGCTCCCGCCTTCGCCGAGCCTCCGGTCCCGCCCACTCTCGCGATCATCGTGCCCGCGAGCGGCCAGAGCGTGGACTTCTCGGCGGAGTTGGAGCCGGGCAGCTCGATCGTCTCGGTGACCGGCCCGGGCGCCGTGGCGACCACGATCGTGCCGCCCGCCACCATCGTGTTCTCCTCGACGGCCGCGGCCTCCTATCCCTCCTACAGCTCCCAGGCCCAGCTCGTCTACACCGTCGAGCGCGGCGGGGAGGTCGGGATGGGGGACCTGAACGTCACCGTGGTGCACAGACCGTGGGTGCTCCCGAGCGGCTCGAATCAGGCGGTCGTCGCTCAGGGGCAGACCGTGCAGCTGGGAGTCGCCGCGCGGGGTCAGGGCTTCGACGCCTCGGGCGTCGCGACGAGCGGCGGCTACGCGGTGCGGGCGCCGGGGCCGCAGTTCGGCACCGCCTCCGTCGCGAGCGACGGCACCGTCAGCTTCACCGCCCCGGCGAACGCCGTGCCCGGCTCCGTCGCGACCTTCTCGATCACCGCGACCGATGCCTTCGGGCAGGTCGGTGAGCTCTACACGCCGCTCTCCGTGAGGATCGCGGGCACCGCCGAGGCTGACGTGTTCAGCGTCGATGTCCCCTTCGAGGGCGATCCGGCCGGCACGCGTGTCGAGATCGTCCCGGATCACGCGCGCGGCGCGAACCCGCGGGTGACGAGCGTCACCGCGAACGCGAGCAACGCCTCGGTGGTCTTCGACCAGACGGGCGCGACCTTCACCCCGCCTGCCGGGTACGCGTGGGGCGCGGCGCAGACCGCGTACATCTTCGCCGCGCCGTACACGGTCGACGACGACAACGGGGTGCCGGCGAACGCGCAGATCAACGTGCGCGTGCTGCGGCCGCCGCTGCTCTCCGTCGATCACCCGCAGCGGGCCGTTCCCATCGGCGGCACGGCCACCGCCACGGTGCGGGCGGACAACGATCTCGTGATCCCGGCGACGGGCGGATATCGCATCGTCCAGGCTCCGTCGACCGGAGTCGCGACGGTCGACGACCAGGGGATGGTCTCGTACACGGCGCCGGTCGACGCGATGCCCGGCGATGCCGCGACCGTGCGGATCGAGGTCACCGACACGGTCGGCCAGTCCCGCAGTGTCGACGTCGACTTCGTCGCCTACGTCGGGGCGCACGCTCCCGATATCGACGGGGAGCGGGCGCACTCGCCGTTCGCGGTGAACCTGCTCGACGGGGCGGGCGGCGACGGGAAGCGGCTCGTCGACGTCACGCGCGTCTCGGGCGATGCGACGGTGGTCGCCGACCTCGCCACGGGCGCGGTCGAGGTGACGCCGAATGGCACCTGGCCCGCCGGCGAGGCGTCACACGACATCGAGATCGCCTACACGATCGAGGACGCCGAGGGCGCGACCGACACGGGCGCCGCCGTGTTCCGCGTGCTCGCGCCGCCCGTGTTCGCCGGCGACGATTTGCGGCTGCGGGTCGAGGCCGGCGACCGCCTGGAGTTCTCCGCCGCGGTGCTGGCCCCGGAGAATCTGCCGGCTGCCGGGGCCTATGCGGTGACGCTCCAGCCCCGGATGCTTGCGGGCGGTGCGGCGGACCGCGCCGGCGCCGCGTCGTGGTCGTCTGCCCTGTCGGTCGTCGCGCCCGTCGCGGTGGACGACAGCGGCATGGTCACGGTCGACACTGCGGGGCTGGCAGCGGGCGGCGTCTACGAGCTCGCGGTGCGCGTGGAGGATCGCGTGGGCCAGAGCGCAGTGCGCACGTTCGAGCTCGGCGTGGCGCCGCTCGCGGAGCGTCCGGCCGCGGATGGGGATGCCGTGCGCGCGAGCTCGCTCGTGCGCACCGGTGCCGAACCGCAGGGAGCGCTGGGCCTCGCGGCGGCACTGCTCGTCATCGCGGCGGCAGCGTTCGCGCTGCGCCGTCGCGCGCGCTGACGCAAACCCTATGGCTCGAGCGCTAGGAACATCTCGCGCCGCAGTGCGTCGACGTGCGCTCGGGTCACCGCTACGGCCGCGATCGGGTCGTGCGCTCTGAAGGCCGCGACGAGCGCGCGGTGCTCGTCGCGGCCTCCCTCCAGGCGCTCCTGCGGGTAGGGCACGAAGTACTTGATCAGCGCCTCGTAGCCGGAGAGGTAGCTCGGCACTTCGGGGAGGCCGCTCATCTCGGCGACGAGGTGGTGGAAGCGCGCGTCGGGCACGTGGTGCTCCATCCAGTCCGCGGCCCGCTGCGACTGGAGGATGAGGGCGTCGAGCTCGTCGCACTGCTCCGGGGTCGCGCGCAGTGCGGCCGCGTGCGCGATGGCGCTCTCCATGAGGCTGCGCTGGTCGATGAGACGGTGGATCGCCTGACCGTCGGCGCGGTAGGCGGAGACCGAGGCGTCGTGCAGCCGCGGGGGCGCATCTGCCACGAAGGTGCCGCCGCCCCGCCCCGGTCGGCGCACCAGCACGCCGTCGGCGACCAGGCTCTCGAGGGCGCGTCGCGCGGTGATCGCGCTGACCTCGAGGCCCGCGGCGATGAGCTCGGTGCGGGGGAGGCGGCTGCCCGGCGAGAGTAGTGCGTGCTCGATCGAGAGCAGGATCCGCGCGCGCACGGTCTCCACCGCGGACAGGCGCGTCACCTCCGCGGCGCCGGGTGCCGCGAAGAGGGCGCGTTCGACGTCGGCGGCTGGAATCGTGCGTCCGGCAACCATGACTTGAGTCTAGCGATTCGTCGACCTATACTGATCAAACTGATCATGTTCATAATGATCAGTTTTAGGTGAGGAGGGTCGCCGATGACCGCACGCGGCGTGATGGTCGGGCTCGCGCAGCGCGCCCCGCTGCCCATCGGAGACAGCCTGGAGCCGTTCCGCGCGGACGTGGCCGTGACTCTCGAGGAGCACCCGGAGATCGGCATGCTCGTCTACCCCGAGATGCACCTGCACGACGCCGGGCACCTCCCCGAGGCGGAGCGCGCGGACGCGCTCGAAGCGGCCGCCGTGCCGCTCGACGACCCCTTCGTCGCGGCCCTCGGCGAGATCGCGGCGGCCCACGGCATCTGGCTCGTGCCCGGCAGCATCGGCGAGCGCTCCGACGAGGGGTACTTCAACACCGAGCTGCTCTTCGACCCGCGCGGGGCGCTGCGCGCCCGCTACCGCAAGATGTTCCCGTGGCGCCCGTTCGAACCGCATCGGCCGGGCACCGAGTTCGTCGTGACCGAGCTCGCCGCCGAGTCGCCGCACCTCGCCGCCGAGTCGCCGCACCTCGGCGCCGTCGGCCTGTCCAACTGCTACGACGCCTGGTTCCCCGAGCACACGCGGCAGCTCGCGTGGCTCGGCGCAGACCTCGTCGTCAACGTGGTGAAGACCACCAGCCACGACCGCGAGCAGGAGCTGGTGCTCGCCCGTGCCAACGCGATCGTCAACCAGGTCTACGTGCTCAGCGTGAACTGCGCGGCGCCGACCGGCCGTGGCCGCAGCATCGCCGTCGACCCCGAGGGCTGGGTGCTCGGCGAGGCCGGGCTGGGCGAGGACACCCTCGTCGTGCACTACGACCCGGAGCGGGTCGCCCGGGTGCGCCGCACCGGCACCGGCGGCACCAACCGGCTCTGGGCGCAGTTCTCGCCCGATGACGAGCCCGTCCCGCTGCCGATGTACGGCGGGCGGATCGATCCCGCGCGCTGGGCGCCCCGCTCGCCGATAGGCCCCCCTGCGCCGCCCGCCTGACGCCGCGCCGCCGATCCCCGAGACCCCTATCGTGCCGACGCGATCCCGCGCCGGCCGCACCCCCCCCGATTGGAACAACGGAGTACCGATGTCACTCACCACCGCAGCCCCGCCGACCCTCAGCCGCACGCTGCGGCTGCCCTCGCTCGTCATCTTCGGGCTGGCCTACCTCACCCCGCTCATCGTGCTCGGGATCTTCGGCGTGATCGCCTCCGAGACCGGCGGCGCCAGCGCCAGCGCCTACCTCTTCGCCCTCATCGCGATGCTGTTCACGGCGAACAGCTACGGGCGCATGGCCGCGGCGTTCCCGGTCGCGGGATCGGCCTACACCTACGTGCGGCGCACGATCGACGGCCGGGTGGGCTTCCTCGTCGGCTGGGCGACCATGCTCGACTACCTGTTCCTGCCGATGGTGATCTGGCTGATCGGCGGCTCGTACCTGCAGGCGCAGTTCCCCGCGGTGCCGATGCCGGTCTGGATCCTCGGCTTCATCGTGATCACCACGGTGCTGAACGTGATCGGGATCAAGGTCGCCGACCGGGTGAACCTCGTGCTCATGAGCTTCCAGATCCTCGTGATCGCATTCTTCGTGCTGCTCGCGCTCGCCGACGTGGTGCGCACAGACGGAGCGGGAGCGCTCGTGAGCGCCGCGCCCTTCACCGGCATCGACTCGGGACTCACCGCGATCGCGGGAGGCGCGGCCATCGCGGCCTACTCCTTCCTCGGCTTCGACGCGGTGACCACGCTCACCGAGGAGACGATCGAGCCGCGCCGCACGGTGCCGAAGGCGATCATGCTCGTGGCGCTCATCGGCGGCGGCATCTTCGTCGTGGTCTCCTACGCGGTGCAGCTGGTGCACCCGGGCGGCGTATTCGAGAACTCCGACGCCGCGGCCTTCGAGATCGCGAACCGCATCGGCGGCGCGTTCTTCGGCGCCGTGTTCCTCGCGGCTCTGGTCATCGCGCAGTTCACGTCCGGGATCGCGGCCCAGGCGGCGGGCAGTCGCCTGCTCTACGCGATGGGGCGCGACGGCGTGCTGCCGCGGGCGTTCTTCGGACGGCTGAACCCGCGCTTCCGCACGCCGGTGCTGAGCATCCTCGCGATCGCCGCGGTGGGGCTCGTCGCGATCTTCATGGACGTGACCACCTCGACCTCGTTCATCAACTTCGGGGCGTTCCTCGCGTTCATCATGGTGAACCTCTCGGTGGTCGTCTACTGGGCGCGCGAGCGACGCGCGGGCCGCGCGCACAACGCGCTGCTGTACGTCGTCTTCCCGGTGATCGGCATGCTCGTCATCGCCTACCTGCTGACGCAGCTCGACATCCACGCGATCACGCTCGGCTCGATCTGGCTGGGCGTGGGCGTCGTGATTCTGGCGATCGCGACCCGGGGCTTCCGTCGCCAGCCGCCCGAGCTGGCCGTCGACGAGGCCGAGTAAGGGTCGCGCGCGCACCACGCTGAGATCCCGATTCTTGTCGTATGTCCATCTCGAGGTCGACAAGAATCGGGATCTCGCGGCCTCGTCAGCCTGCGCGCAGCACGACGACCTACCCGCTCCGCAGCTGCAGCCAGGCTGCCAGCAGGGTGTCGGGATCGAGCAGCGCGACCCCGTAGTGCTCCTCCGCCCGCTTGAGGCGGTAGCGCACGGTGTTCTCGTGGATCCCGAGCTCGCGCGCTGTGCGCGAGACGTTGCCGAAGCAGCCGCACCAGGTCGCCAGGGTCTCGGCGACGGCGGGGTCCTCCGCGGTCATGCGCGCGAGCTCGGGAGCACGCAGCACCGGCTCTTCCGCGAAGAGCGCGGTCGTGCGCTCGAACACGAGCGCCGGGCGCAGCGCCGCCACGGTGAGCAGGCGCTCGGCGCCGCTCGGGGGCCCCTGCCCGGCGTACCGGACGTCGAAGAGGCGGTCCGAGAGCGCGCGCAGCGCGGCCACGTCGACCGGTCGGTGGGCGACGCCCGGCAGCGCGACGCGCACGCCCGGCCCGACGAGCCGGTCGAGCACCGGGAGCAGCGGCTCGACCAGGTCGCTCGCCGAGCGCGACGACTCCTGCTCGATCAGCGCGTAGACCAGCCCGCCGCGCACCGCGGTGACCGTCTCGGGGCGGTGCAGCGCGAGGTGGCGGTGCACCGTGGAGCGCAACTGGGTCGGCACGAGCGACGGCCCGCCGCGCTCGGGCGAGAACGCGAGGAGCGCGGCGCCCCGCTCCTCCGAGAGCCCGAGCTCGGCGAACTCCGATCCCACGACATCGTGCCCGTCGAGCAGCGTGCGCAAACGGTCCTCCCGCGGCTGCTGCGTCGCCCGCCGCACCCGCAGATCGTCGAGCATGTACGAGGCCGCGAGGGCCGAGGCCGCCCGCATCCGCTGGTCCTGCTCCGGCGTGAGCGGACCGGCGCCCGACGCGTCGATCGCCCAGATGCTGCCGAGGGGCAGGGTGCCTGCGTGGATCGCGAACGCCACCCGCGGCTCCTCGTCTTCGAGTCGCGGATACTTGGTCGGCGACTCCGAGCGCAGGACGGTGCGGTACTGGTCGTCGTTGAAGGGGGAATCGGGCACCCGCCGCGTGAGGATCCCCTGCGTGCGGAGGCGGTCGATCAGCTGACCCGGCACCGACGAGTAGGCGATGATCCTGCGCCCGAGATCCTCGATGGCCACCGAACCGCCGAAGAACTCCGCCAGCTCGTTGGTGAGCGCGAAGAGCGGCTCCGAGCCGCGATCCCGGTGCGTGTCCTCGCTGAGGCGGCGCTCGCCGAGCAGCTGCGCCAACATGGCGTCGAAGAGATGCCAGGTCACGCGCTCGCTCACGCGCAGCAGGGGGATCCCCGCGGTCGCCGCGAGCGTCGAGAGGCGCTCGACGTCGTGCTCGTGGCACTTCACCGCGATCCCCGCGTACCCGATCAGCGACGCGCGCTCGGCGAGCCGCGCGAACTCGGCCTCGTGCAGCTGCGCGGCCGAGGGGGCGAGGAGCAGCGTCCCCGGTTGCTCGGGGAGCTCCTCGAGGGCCTCGTGGAACTCGGTCGCCCGCACGGCGCGGGTGTCGGCGGGGCCGAGCAGGCTCGCGGTCTGCGGCCCGAGTTCCTCGAGCAGCTCGTCGAGCGGCAGGCCCAGATCCTCGGGAGTTGGAGAAAACGCCCTAATCATGACGCAAATATATCCGAAAAGCACAAAACCTGCTGCTGCGAACCCGCATATCGTAGTCACGCACCGACGAGATGGAGGATTCCCGTGGCCCAGCAGCACCCCCTTGATCACCCCGCACCCGCGGGCACCCGGCTCGGCGAACTGTGGAGCGTGCTGCCCGAGCAGGCCTCACGCATCGAGGGTCCCGCCGGCGGCGAGCTGGCCATCGGCGGCGTGGGCGTCACCGCGCTCGCCGAGCAGTACGGCACCCCCCTGCACATCATGGACGAGGACGGGCTGCGTCGGCAGATCCGCCGCTTCATCGACGGCCTGCGCGAGCGGTGGCCGAACTCCGAGGTGCTGTTCGCCTCGAAGTCGCTGCCGGCCGTCGGCATGTACCGCATCGCGCAGGAGGAGGGCCTCGCGGTCGACATCGCCGGCGGCGGCGAACTCGTTCTCGCGCTCGCCGCGGGCGTAGCGCCCGAGCGCCTGCACTTCCACGGCAACGCGAAGACC
This window encodes:
- a CDS encoding FadR/GntR family transcriptional regulator; its protein translation is MVAGRTIPAADVERALFAAPGAAEVTRLSAVETVRARILLSIEHALLSPGSRLPRTELIAAGLEVSAITARRALESLVADGVLVRRPGRGGGTFVADAPPRLHDASVSAYRADGQAIHRLIDQRSLMESAIAHAAALRATPEQCDELDALILQSQRAADWMEHHVPDARFHHLVAEMSGLPEVPSYLSGYEALIKYFVPYPQERLEGGRDEHRALVAAFRAHDPIAAVAVTRAHVDALRREMFLALEP
- a CDS encoding carbon-nitrogen hydrolase family protein, producing the protein MTARGVMVGLAQRAPLPIGDSLEPFRADVAVTLEEHPEIGMLVYPEMHLHDAGHLPEAERADALEAAAVPLDDPFVAALGEIAAAHGIWLVPGSIGERSDEGYFNTELLFDPRGALRARYRKMFPWRPFEPHRPGTEFVVTELAAESPHLAAESPHLGAVGLSNCYDAWFPEHTRQLAWLGADLVVNVVKTTSHDREQELVLARANAIVNQVYVLSVNCAAPTGRGRSIAVDPEGWVLGEAGLGEDTLVVHYDPERVARVRRTGTGGTNRLWAQFSPDDEPVPLPMYGGRIDPARWAPRSPIGPPAPPA
- a CDS encoding APC family permease; translation: MSLTTAAPPTLSRTLRLPSLVIFGLAYLTPLIVLGIFGVIASETGGASASAYLFALIAMLFTANSYGRMAAAFPVAGSAYTYVRRTIDGRVGFLVGWATMLDYLFLPMVIWLIGGSYLQAQFPAVPMPVWILGFIVITTVLNVIGIKVADRVNLVLMSFQILVIAFFVLLALADVVRTDGAGALVSAAPFTGIDSGLTAIAGGAAIAAYSFLGFDAVTTLTEETIEPRRTVPKAIMLVALIGGGIFVVVSYAVQLVHPGGVFENSDAAAFEIANRIGGAFFGAVFLAALVIAQFTSGIAAQAAGSRLLYAMGRDGVLPRAFFGRLNPRFRTPVLSILAIAAVGLVAIFMDVTTSTSFINFGAFLAFIMVNLSVVVYWARERRAGRAHNALLYVVFPVIGMLVIAYLLTQLDIHAITLGSIWLGVGVVILAIATRGFRRQPPELAVDEAE
- a CDS encoding PucR family transcriptional regulator, encoding MIRAFSPTPEDLGLPLDELLEELGPQTASLLGPADTRAVRATEFHEALEELPEQPGTLLLAPSAAQLHEAEFARLAERASLIGYAGIAVKCHEHDVERLSTLAATAGIPLLRVSERVTWHLFDAMLAQLLGERRLSEDTHRDRGSEPLFALTNELAEFFGGSVAIEDLGRRIIAYSSVPGQLIDRLRTQGILTRRVPDSPFNDDQYRTVLRSESPTKYPRLEDEEPRVAFAIHAGTLPLGSIWAIDASGAGPLTPEQDQRMRAASALAASYMLDDLRVRRATQQPREDRLRTLLDGHDVVGSEFAELGLSEERGAALLAFSPERGGPSLVPTQLRSTVHRHLALHRPETVTAVRGGLVYALIEQESSRSASDLVEPLLPVLDRLVGPGVRVALPGVAHRPVDVAALRALSDRLFDVRYAGQGPPSGAERLLTVAALRPALVFERTTALFAEEPVLRAPELARMTAEDPAVAETLATWCGCFGNVSRTARELGIHENTVRYRLKRAEEHYGVALLDPDTLLAAWLQLRSG